The DNA segment CCTATAAGGAGGGAATAATGGTTGAAATAACAGAAGCTGCCTCTAAACAGCTTGAAAGCTACTTTGCAGATAAAGAAAGAACCCCTATACGCATCTACCTCTCTACAGGTGGCTGAGCAGGCCCCAGATTGGCATTGGCTCTGGATGAGCCAAAAGACACTGACGAGAACCTTGATGCAGCGGGATTCACCTTTCTGATAGACAAAGAACTTAACGGACAGGGAAGCCCTTTCAAAGTCGACCTTAGCTATAGCGGATTTGTTATCACTTCTGCTATGGAAATGGGCGCCGGCGGAGAATGTGGTTCATGTTCAGGAACCTGCGGTTAATAAGCAGACAATTATACCGTTTAATTCCGGGGTCGCAGACCCAATAGGAAAGGGCCGCATCATAAAGATGCGGCCCTTTTTATTTTCTAAAAAAAGAACTAAAAACTATGATTTCCATTCATGTTTAAAGTCATCGGGACCGACAACCTTATGCCCGCGTTCCCTTAAAGCTTCTATTATAGGGGAAGGGTCTTCAGTATCCACACGAACAACAACCATTCTGCGGTTTTTATGGTAAAATAATCCGGTACTGATAATGCTGTATTTCATATTTGAAATAATTCCAGCGAGTTCATAAAGAACTCCGGTCCTTTCTTCCGCCTCAACGACAATACGCGAACCACCTTGCTTAAGTCCCATTTCTTCGACAAGAACTTCCAGCATCTTGTTCCGGTTAATATAGCCGATGAGTTTTTCTTCTTTATCCACCACGGCCAGACCAGAAAGATTCATCTCATACATAAGATCTGCAGCAGCTTCGATGTCGGTTTCAGGCGGAATTGTGGTTATGTTTTTACGAACTACGTCCCTGACAGTAATTTTACTGAGCAAGTAATTCAGCTCATGCTTTTCAAGAGAGCTGATAACTGAGGGCAAAGCGGCCCGGACGTCCTCTTTTGTGACATAACCAACCAGTTCGTCACCATCTTTGACAAGAAGCATCCACAACTGATTATCTTCGAGAAGTTTGTCCGCATCCTTCACTAAAGTTTCAGGAGTTACCGTAACAAAATCCTTGAGCATTTTCAGTCCTACATACATCTATAAGTCCTCCAGAATCCGGTAAAACCGGGTTCGTAAAAAGTTATGCTTCAAGCATTAACATTAAATCTGAATACGTGTCTAAAAAAACGCACAGCCCAAACGTTTGCAGCGCATTAATGGTCGATAAAACACTCCCATCACTTACGCAAGGTTTATGAGAGTGTAATAGAATCCTGAAGAACATTATATCAATCCTATTGATCTCTTATGTATTTTCAAAATAAACCACCTTAGATATGAAATAATAAAATTCCATTCAATTTCTACTTTGAAGTATCTTGCCCCTGATACTTTTTTGGGGTAGTCCAAATTCATGCATGAAATGTCAATAGCTCAAAGCATACATACGATAGTCCTAGAGGAATTAGAGAAGCACCCGGATGCCACACTTAAAAAAGTATTGGTAAACAACGGAGCTCTCGCGGGAATCGTCTCAGAAGCTCTGACCTTTGGCTGGGAAGCCATTACCATGGATACCCCGCTTCAAGGCTCGATTCTCGTTGTTAACGAAATCCCTATAAAAGTCAGTTGCGGCTCATGCCAGAAAGAGTTTACCCCCAACGATAGACTTTACATGCCCTGCCCTGACTGCGGTCTCGAAATCGGACATAAAGTTCTTCAAGGAAAAGAATTGCAGATCGAAGGTATCGAGATTGAATAAGATTTAATAAGGAGACTCGAATGAGTGAAATACCTATTGTACGAAATATTTTAGAAGCCAACGATAGAATCGCAGCGGAACTGAATAAATTTTTTACTGAGAAAAAGATCTTGTGTCTGAATCTCATGAGTTCCCCAGGATCAGGTAAAACCAGCCTTCTGGAAAAAACCCTCGCAGACCTCAAGGGTGAATTCAAAATGGCTGTTATCGAAGGTGATCTTCAAACAGATAACGATGCCCGTCGCGTAGCAGCGACCGGAGCACAGGCTGTACAGATCAATACTGAAGGCGGCTGCCATCTTAATTCAAATCAGGTAAAAGAAGCTCTTTCTCTTATCGATACCGATGGACTGGATATTCTTTTTGTAGAAAACGTCGGAAACCTCGTATGCCCTGCAGAATTCAATGTAGGTGAGCATCACAAAGTTACACTGCTGACTGTAACTGAGGGCGATGATAAACCTGAAAAATATCCTCTCATGTTTCATATTTCTTCTGTCATGATCCTCAACAAAATAGACTTGCTTCCATATGTTGATTTTGACCTTGAAAAGGCAAAAAAGCATGCCCGCAAGCTAAACAGTGACATTTCTATCTTCCCTCTTTCCTGCCGCTCACGCGAAGGACTTGAAGGTTGGTACCAATGGCTCAGAGAAGCCAGAGCATCAAAGGCATAAAACCGTAAAAAGGTTTTGTCCGCTGTAAATAAAAGCTGAACGCGCCCCTTGAAGATGACAAATCGATAGGGGCGCATTAATTAGATAAGAACAACCGGAATAGTGCGGAGCGGAAAATGAGATTTCCCAGCAACCTTCCTTGTTCTGCAGTACTCGACTCCCTCGCAGACGGAGTTTTCACTGTGGACAAAGAATGGAACATTACGTTCTTCAATGAAGCCGCCAGCCGAATCACAGGAATCCACTGTGAAGAAGCTGTCGGCTACAAATGTTGGGAAGTATTTCACTCCAGCCTGTGCGACGGGAATTGTGCACTGCGCTCCTGCATGAAGCACAACGGACGAATCAGTAACAAATCTATCTTCTTTATCCACGCTGACGGTAAAAAAGTACCTGTATCCATAAGCGCGGCCCCGCTTGTTGATTCCGCGGGCAAGATTATCGGCGGAGTAGAAAGCTTTCGAGATCTCACTGACATTCAAATTATGCGCCGCGAAGTTCAGGACTCGTGGAGATTTGAAGACATTATCGGTAAAAGCAAACCCCTTGCCAAAGTTTTTTCAATAATGCCGCAGGTAAGTAAAAGCGAAGCTACCGTTTTGCTTTTAGGCGAATCCGGCACAGGAAAAGAACTCTTTGCCAGAGCCATTCATAATCTCAGCGACCGTAAACACGGCCCATTCGTTGCCGTAAACTGCGGAGCTTTACCTGACAATCTGCTCGAATCTGAACTTTTCGGATATAAGGCCGGAGCATTTACTGATGCCCGTAAAGATAAACCAGGAAGGTTTGAACTTGCAGCCGGTGGCACTATTTTTCTTGATGAAATTGGAGATATGCCGCCAAAACTTCAGGTAAAACTACTTAGAGTCCTTCAGGAAAAAACTTTTGAGCCGTTGGGCGCTGTCTCCAGCGTTAATGCTAACGTTAGAATTGTAGCTGCTACAAACCGCAATCTTGCAGAACTTGTAGAAAATGGAACCTTCCGTCAGGATCTATTTTACAGGCTTAACGTTGTAACCCTCAATCTTCCATCTCTTAAACAACGGGCCGAAGATATTCCCCTGTTAATCAACCACTTCATAAACAGGCTTAATGCACTGCAAGGCAAAAACATCGACGGCCTTTCCGAAGACTCTCTGCAAATACTCATGCGGCACCCCTACCCCGGCAATGTTCGTGAGCTTGAGAATATCCTTGAATTTGCCTTTATCCTTTGCCCGTCAGGCTTCATTCAAATTGAGCATCTACCCGAATATTTGCAACCGCAATTAAAAAGCTCTCTTTCTTCCGGTGATCAACCAATGACGCTGGAAGAAGTTAAATGCCTCGCCATCAGTCGCGCCCTTGAAAGAAATAACGGCAAAAAAATGGCCACCTGCAGAGAGCTTGGTATTTCCAAAGATACCCTGCGCAGATCTATCTCCCGCTGTGAAGAGATGGACGCATAACAAGCCCTAATCTTATTTTACAGACGCAAAAAAAGCCTTAAGCACTCTCTCTTCACACCTCTATATCTAACCAAGTATCCAGAATATCAATATTATTTTAAACAGGCACGTCCAGTGCTTTGTCGTTGTCATGAGAGGACACAAAGAACGCAATATTAATTCGGCGACAACACTTTGTTTAGCTTGTTTTGAAAACAGGTTGGCCTCTGTATTTGACAACGCAACGGAACTTAAAATGTTCCAGTTAATCGACAATAAAATTTGCCCCGCAGGTCTCCTATCCCTTCCCTCAAAAGACCCAAAGGACAGGACATCCGCCACTTTGACCTGCGGGGCAACATTTCTCATATGCGGCGCTATTTGCGGCTGCACACGAAACGCCCTGGAGCACGCCGGAATTAAAGTTATTCCATGGGTACGAGGAACAGTCGATGAAATCCTCGAGGCCTACAGGCTGAATCTACTTGAAAACTTTATCATGCCCGGTTGTTCGGGAAGATTAGGAAAAAACGGCAGATGCAGACAAAGACAAGGCAAAGAAATTAATCCCAAACATAGGTTCAAGGAGAAAATAAAATGAAAATTGCAATCAGCTGCCAAGGTCCAAACCTGAGTGATTCAGTTGACCCCCGTTTCGGTCGCGCTAAAGGTTTTGCTATTTTAGACACCGACAATGACGCTTATGAATTTGTAGATAATACTCAGAACTTAAACGCCCCTCAGGGAGCCGGAAT comes from the Maridesulfovibrio ferrireducens genome and includes:
- a CDS encoding IscA/HesB family protein; the encoded protein is MVEITEAASKQLESYFADKERTPIRIYLSTGGUAGPRLALALDEPKDTDENLDAAGFTFLIDKELNGQGSPFKVDLSYSGFVITSAMEMGAGGECGSCSGTCG
- a CDS encoding CBS domain-containing protein, translating into MYVGLKMLKDFVTVTPETLVKDADKLLEDNQLWMLLVKDGDELVGYVTKEDVRAALPSVISSLEKHELNYLLSKITVRDVVRKNITTIPPETDIEAAADLMYEMNLSGLAVVDKEEKLIGYINRNKMLEVLVEEMGLKQGGSRIVVEAEERTGVLYELAGIISNMKYSIISTGLFYHKNRRMVVVRVDTEDPSPIIEALRERGHKVVGPDDFKHEWKS
- a CDS encoding hydrogenase maturation nickel metallochaperone HypA, with the translated sequence MHEMSIAQSIHTIVLEELEKHPDATLKKVLVNNGALAGIVSEALTFGWEAITMDTPLQGSILVVNEIPIKVSCGSCQKEFTPNDRLYMPCPDCGLEIGHKVLQGKELQIEGIEIE
- the hypB gene encoding hydrogenase nickel incorporation protein HypB, encoding MSEIPIVRNILEANDRIAAELNKFFTEKKILCLNLMSSPGSGKTSLLEKTLADLKGEFKMAVIEGDLQTDNDARRVAATGAQAVQINTEGGCHLNSNQVKEALSLIDTDGLDILFVENVGNLVCPAEFNVGEHHKVTLLTVTEGDDKPEKYPLMFHISSVMILNKIDLLPYVDFDLEKAKKHARKLNSDISIFPLSCRSREGLEGWYQWLREARASKA
- a CDS encoding sigma-54 interaction domain-containing protein, with product MRFPSNLPCSAVLDSLADGVFTVDKEWNITFFNEAASRITGIHCEEAVGYKCWEVFHSSLCDGNCALRSCMKHNGRISNKSIFFIHADGKKVPVSISAAPLVDSAGKIIGGVESFRDLTDIQIMRREVQDSWRFEDIIGKSKPLAKVFSIMPQVSKSEATVLLLGESGTGKELFARAIHNLSDRKHGPFVAVNCGALPDNLLESELFGYKAGAFTDARKDKPGRFELAAGGTIFLDEIGDMPPKLQVKLLRVLQEKTFEPLGAVSSVNANVRIVAATNRNLAELVENGTFRQDLFYRLNVVTLNLPSLKQRAEDIPLLINHFINRLNALQGKNIDGLSEDSLQILMRHPYPGNVRELENILEFAFILCPSGFIQIEHLPEYLQPQLKSSLSSGDQPMTLEEVKCLAISRALERNNGKKMATCRELGISKDTLRRSISRCEEMDA
- a CDS encoding NifB/NifX family molybdenum-iron cluster-binding protein, whose product is MFQLIDNKICPAGLLSLPSKDPKDRTSATLTCGATFLICGAICGCTRNALEHAGIKVIPWVRGTVDEILEAYRLNLLENFIMPGCSGRLGKNGRCRQRQGKEINPKHRFKEKIK